The sequence aaccttcccaggagtggctggccgaccaaaattaccccaagagcgcagcgacgactcatccgagaggtcacaaaagaccccacaacaacatccaaagaactgcaggcctcacttgcctcagttaaggtcactgttcatgactccaccataagaaagacactgggcaaaaatggtctgcatggcagagttccaagatgaaaactgctgctaaaaagaatataaaggctcgtctcagttttgccagaaaacatcttgatgatccccaagacttttgggaaaatactctgtggactgacgagacaaaagttgaactttttggaaggcgtgtgtcccattatgtctggcgtaaaagtaacaccgcatttcagaaaaagaacatcatcaacagtaaaatatggtggtggtagtgtgatggtctgaggctgttttgctgcttcaggacctggaagacttgctgtgataaatggaaccatgaattctgctgtctaccaaaaaatcctgaaggagaatgtccggccatctgttggtgacctcaagctgaagcgaatTTGGGTtcttcagcaggacaatgatccaaaacacaccagcaagtccacctctgaatggctacctctgaatggctgaagaaaaacaaaatgaagactttggagtggcctagccttggcgacagtggagaagaaaaacggaagaaaaaacctcaaGCAGAACCGGgcattcctccacagcgctgtaacagactcattgcaagttatcacaaacgcttgattgcagttgttgctgctaatgatggcccaaccagttattaggtttagggggcaaacaccttttcacacaggaccatgtagttttggattttgttttcccttaataataaaaaccttgatttaaaaactgcacgatgtgtttacttgtgttatctctgactaatatttaaattggtttgatctgaaacattaaagtgacaaacatgcaaaaaaaaagaaagaaatcaggaagggggccaacactttttcacaccactgtaggcCCTGCGTGGACTCCTGTAGTCCTTATAGGCTTTCCATGGACGCCTGAAGTCTTTATTGTCTCTATGTTGACATCTGGGAGTCATTATCGTCTCTACATGGACGACTTAGTCTTTATCGGGTCTATGTGGACGCCTGTAGCCCAGATCGCCTGCATTGACTTTCGGGGTTATTATTGCAGGTCCAACTGATGAGCATGTGTCcagtttttaaaacactgtgtgtttgacattttgagacaTTTATGGAGATATTAGGTCTTTATGTTGATATAATAAATTGTCTTAAAACATAGTTTTGACTTTGTATCTGACAGTGacctttattgtcatttctaATATCTGCAGGCAGAAATGCACATCAGTATATTTGGGAGTATTTGTGGACGTACTATAAGCTTCTAAATAGGTAAGTTACTTATTGacacacagttttatttcatttaaacacGGTCTTCTTTATCAGTGCTAAGCTTTGAAATTGTGGGAGGACCAAATGTGAATGCTCTTTGTTTGAACCGTGTCTGTGTCATTTGTGACTTTGGTCGTGCCTATAAATGGTCCACTGCCATCACTGCCAGGCCCAGTAGCGTGGTGAAGCAGTGTGAATTACAGCTACCTAAACTTCTTTCTCATTTGAGGGAAACATTTTAGCTCTAACGAACAGGAAATTGCAACCTAGAAACCTTTTCCTCGGTTTCCAGTCGTAAGGTTTTTAAGTTTTACTGTTTCtaaacatttttctgcatgttgCTGCTACTGTGATGGCTTTTTCTGGGTTGCAGTGAGAGATTAACTTAGCATATTAAAATGAATCTCTTATTACTGCCAACGTGCAGACCACAAAGCAGCTGTATGTATCTATATGActaagtgtgaatgtgtgataGCAGGTCATTTCTAAGAACTCACACCCAGTAGCGATTCAAACTGCGTCTTCTTAAAGTAACATCCTTATGCTTTAGAACTGAATCTGtgtattgatatatatatatatagagagagatatttacatatatatatctatatatatatatagatatatatattttacatttacattacattttccaTCATCCAACAACCAGTGACTgagcagataaaaacaaattttcacattttaagaaGAAAAGTATTTGAGAGTAGTTAAAAGTAGTTAACATCTGATAAAACTATAAAATTTCCTCTTTAAACGACTTTAATGGAGAAATCATTCATACAATAAAAACTTTGATAAAATCCATAATTAAAAGCGTACATATTAGATTCAGAGTTTTGTACAATGATGCTAAAAGACAGTTCGGCAGTAAATGAAATTTTACATCAGCATTTGGTTTGAAatcaatctttaaaaaaaaaaaaaacctctcacCTGAAACATCATCGACTCCGActgactgaatgtgtgtgtttgtgtgtgtgtttgtgtgtgttgtcaggaTGTGGTCACatgttcttcctctctctggTCGTCTCTTCAAACACGGTGCTTCCTCATCGTGACGAGTTTAGAATCAAGAGCTCAGATAAACAAATACAacttagaaaaaataaaatctcaagTTTATGAACTAATCAGGTCAATAGACAAATATTATGGGTATGTTGTTGTAGTGTTAAAAATACCAAAGTTATTTAAGATTTTACTAATTCAAGCTGACTGAAGTGactttttattgaaaataaaacaaaaacttattTGCGCTTCTACAAACATGTGcacattatttttacatatataatGAAATTAGTGACTTTCATTGCTCAGACGTGATTGAGGTTTTGCCATGAGGGTAAAAAGACAATCTGCTGCCCAACGGGTTGTaacaaggggaaaaaaataaatgtcgGAACCTTTGAAAGACAGATATCAGCGGAGGACGGCGCCTTAACAGTGTAGGACCGAGGGCAAAGCAAAGGTGAAGTTACACGATGAAACAGGAAAAGCCACGGGCCATTTTAAATGCACAATAAAAGCGTCGGATTCCAGTGACGTTTGTTTCTGTTCCCTAACGCATAAATGGTTTTGCGAGATCACTCAAATCATAATTTAAACACTGATAAAATGTATATACACTCTGATAGAACAGTTTTAATGACGAGATCGGTTTATAAACAGTATATCTAATTATTGGTCCGTTTTGTAACgatttgtttgcttttattttgaaggtggAGAGCGGAAGTTGTAGTtttagtttgttctgttttccgGCGGTGTCCGTCCCCTCGCTCGGTTCAGGTCAGCCTGAGTCCACCCGTTTTCACCTTTATCTTAACATGAACTGTTATATCCGTTAGTTTCCGGCGGGTTGatgaaataaactgaattaaagttTGTATTTGATTTTCCGTGACGGTGAAGctcatgctaatgctaatgctagcaAACAGCTTTACCTTCCGCAGGCAGGACCTTTAGAGAAGGATGGGTCAGTGTGATCAATATGATTCTGGGAATCAGTATATTATCGATAAATTGCAAAGCTGGAATTATTAGTTTATCAGAAACAAAGATAAATACATAGACTTTAATATTTTCTGCAGCCTCAAACTACATGTTTGACTCCTAATCAGAAAGAATGCTCAgctgattaatcaataatacgaataattgttagttgcagccTGAAAGTATCGGTCTAACTTTTATATTGACTGTCTCATAACTTTGCCTTCATTTAACTGAAAGACGGTTGTTGTCACAGTCAGGACTGAGATTGTGCTGATATTTATCTATTTCTTCATCGCAGATTATTTCAACATGTGGAGCTGAAGAAGTGACATCAGGCCTTTAACGCCATGGCGTGTCACATTAGAAGGATGTTGTCCCTTCTAAGAGGCTGCTCGGGTGTGTACAGGTGTCAGACTGGAAACCACCCAACCAGGACCAGTTCCAGCTCCAGTAGCTTCTTAATGGCTTCTGGCAGCAGTAGTGTCGGGCTGGTCCTCCAGTCCCAGTCGACAGACGTGTACCAGAATCTGGCTCTGGAGGACTGGATCGACGCGAACGTggacctgcagcagcacagcatcCTCCTGCTGTGGAGGAACGGGCCCGCCGTGGTTATCGGGCGCCACCAGAACCCCTGGGCTGAGTGCAACCTGCCAGCCATGAGGAGAATAGGCATCCCTCTGGCCCGCAGGCGCAGCGGCGGTGGGACAGTTTTTCACGACCTTGGGAACCTCAACCTGACTTTTTTCACCTCTAAGAAGTTGTACGACCGGAAGAGGAACCTGAAGGTCATCACTGAGGCTCTTAGGCGAGTCAGACCGGGACTGGACATCCAGGCCACTGACAGATTTGACATTTTACTCAATGGACTCTACAAGATCTCAGGTTGGTTGGGTGGGAGTTTTGGAGGATGAGGATGGCCTCCAGAGGGCTGTCAGTAGGAACAGTCGAAACATAAAGTAAaattttattaatccctgaacttacagcagcacagagagcagctggaAGGTATGAAAACTCCACATGAAGAGGAAATACCGTCATTTCACATCTGTGAATTTCTAAACGAACAGAAATATGATCAGTCCAATGTTCAGACTACTGGgatcaacagaaaattaaattcTGATCCAGTAATTGACATTTGTTGTGTCACCTTCAAATGTGGAGGTTTGCTGTTTCTGAGGGGTGACTGATCTCAGCTGTCATTACTCTGAGAACTGAATATCGGAACAGATTTATATCAGtgacttcctgctgctgtctttgTTATTGTTTACAGGAACTGCATCTAGACTGAGCAGGAAGTCCTCGTACCATCACTGCACCCTGCTTCACTCCGCGGACCGCTCCGTCCTCAGCGCTGTGCTCCACCCTTCCTGCCCTGGTATCCATAGCAATGCTACGCCCAGTGTCCCCTCACCGGTCGCCAACCTGTTAGACCACGCCCCCACGCTGCAGTGGGAAGAGCTGCTGGAAGCACTGGTGTACCAGTACAATGCAGGTACTGTACTGGATTCTACTTTAGTCTACTGATGTgttgttcccacagtgtgaacaaacCAAACCCGCTGCTCTCAGATCTGATCTGGTCCACCTacatatgtggtcctagatctgattcctgtccgatgtgtgagtgtgtgagcgtcgtcagaacggtcagatcagaattcATGtgaccaggacgcttcacattggttggacatttatggagaagcttctgatggagccaaactggaaggaacatatgggaacccagcagctttggaggaaactgagcacaaatgatgttgttgttcttcacatgtcagttcagtctgtgcatggtggcagtttaggagctcagggggttcacacctggtccatgtccctgactgaTCTAATGGAAACGTTTTCTCATTTTAACTTTCTTTCCTGTCCCTCAGAGTTCGGCTCCAGTGCTGCTCTGACCCTCATTGACCCCGCTGACCAATCTGCATTTCCTGGTCTCAACAGGACGGCGACAGAGCTGCGCAGCTGGGACTGGACTTTTGGTAAGACGCCTAAATTCAGTATCCAGACCGTCCTGGATGTGACTGATGCTCAGTCGTCCGCTCGGACCTCTGCTCAGCTGCATATGGACATAAAGAATGGCCTGATCCAGAGCTGCGAGCTGGAGATTCCTGCACACTGGCTTCCTCAGCAGCTGAGCGGCGAGCTGAGCGACACACTGGTCGGTGAACGGTTTTGTCCGCATCGAGCTGCCGCAGCTGTTTCTGCGTTGCTGCGGTCTGAGAGCGGCGAGCTGCAGAGCAGACTGCGCGGCCTGTGTGACGCTGTGCTGACAGTGATGGGCTGAGAAACTGATTCATTCACAGTAATTTAAATTCACCAAGAAGCTGCAGTTCATTACAGCTACAATATGAATGTTACACAGTGTGGAACAGAGCCTTGGATTTATCATCAGTTCATACACAGAACATATTGGATTTTGCAAAAAAGACCTTTCAGATTAAAAGCATGGCTGTCTAATTGAAGCAGTGGTAAATAAAGTGTATGTTCATGTTgataattttgaaaaataaataactggagaaatattttt is a genomic window of Mastacembelus armatus chromosome 2, fMasArm1.2, whole genome shotgun sequence containing:
- the lipt1 gene encoding lipoyl amidotransferase LIPT1, mitochondrial — translated: MACHIRRMLSLLRGCSGVYRCQTGNHPTRTSSSSSSFLMASGSSSVGLVLQSQSTDVYQNLALEDWIDANVDLQQHSILLLWRNGPAVVIGRHQNPWAECNLPAMRRIGIPLARRRSGGGTVFHDLGNLNLTFFTSKKLYDRKRNLKVITEALRRVRPGLDIQATDRFDILLNGLYKISGTASRLSRKSSYHHCTLLHSADRSVLSAVLHPSCPGIHSNATPSVPSPVANLLDHAPTLQWEELLEALVYQYNAEFGSSAALTLIDPADQSAFPGLNRTATELRSWDWTFGKTPKFSIQTVLDVTDAQSSARTSAQLHMDIKNGLIQSCELEIPAHWLPQQLSGELSDTLVGERFCPHRAAAAVSALLRSESGELQSRLRGLCDAVLTVMG